Proteins from a genomic interval of Salvelinus alpinus chromosome 7, SLU_Salpinus.1, whole genome shotgun sequence:
- the nudcd2 gene encoding nudC domain-containing protein 2, whose translation MSVHFEERSGVIPCNTPWGNWSQTMEEIFIEVNVPHGTSGKEVKCNLGSKQIELHVKGQQVFKGKLFGITVADEGTWTLEDKCLIRIVLMKTNREAGNCWSSLLEGEYCADAWLQDQMQRKLTLERFQRENPGFDFSGAEISGNFAGGGPDFSSLQK comes from the exons ATGTCGGTCCACTTCGAGGAGAGAAGTGGTGTTATCCCATGTAATACACCATGGGGAAACTGGTCCCAAACCATGGAGGAGATATTTATTGAAGTGAATGTACCACATGGGACTTCTGGCAAAGAAGTCAAATGTAATCTGGGATCCAAACAGATAGAACTACACGTCAAAGGACAACAAGTCTTCAAG GGTAAATTATTTGGCATCACTGTTGCTGATGAAGGAACGTGGACATTAG AGGATAAGTGTCTGATCCGTATCGTGCTGATGAAGACGAACAGGGAGGCAGGTAACTGCTGGTCCTCTCTGCTAGAGGGAGAGTACTGTGCTGATGCCTGGCTCCAGGACCAGATGCAGAGGAAACTAACTCTGGAGAGGTTCCAGAGGGAG AACCCTGGCTTTGACTTCAGTGGAGCAGAGATCTCTGGGAACTTTGCAGGTGGTGGGCCAGACTTCTCCAGCTTGCAGAAGTGA